Proteins encoded within one genomic window of Brachybacterium sp. P6-10-X1:
- a CDS encoding FadR/GntR family transcriptional regulator translates to MEPQTLEFLDGLVREGVEVDGGILIPTERRLAELSGMSRARVRERLSGLQMLGMLTKVQGSGNVLVSPSALEAGTGNVFELMLRAGLVTVAQINEAREMLEVAIAPRILERVTDEQIQALEEQVYAMVDASASRDFVSGLKADHAFHVALFDIVGNPIMTYVVNGMNHALHDLLLERRRIVIGKEIARNHGELPEMFDSDAVHFEITRALRSRRKEAVAAAMVEHFDSWRRISRIPTPPTATTPTGET, encoded by the coding sequence GTGGAACCCCAGACCCTGGAATTCCTGGACGGACTGGTCCGCGAGGGCGTCGAGGTCGACGGCGGCATCCTCATCCCCACCGAGCGCCGGCTCGCCGAGCTCAGCGGCATGTCCCGGGCTCGTGTCCGCGAACGGCTCTCCGGACTGCAGATGCTCGGCATGCTCACGAAGGTGCAGGGATCGGGGAACGTCCTCGTCTCCCCCAGCGCCCTCGAGGCGGGCACCGGCAACGTGTTCGAGCTGATGCTGCGCGCCGGGCTGGTGACGGTCGCCCAGATCAACGAGGCCCGCGAGATGCTCGAGGTCGCGATCGCCCCGCGGATCCTCGAGCGGGTCACCGACGAGCAGATCCAGGCCCTCGAGGAGCAGGTCTACGCCATGGTCGACGCCTCGGCGTCACGGGACTTCGTCAGCGGGCTGAAGGCCGACCACGCCTTCCACGTGGCGCTGTTCGACATCGTCGGGAACCCGATCATGACCTACGTCGTCAACGGCATGAATCACGCCTTGCACGATCTGCTGCTGGAACGGCGCCGGATCGTCATCGGCAAGGAGATCGCCCGCAATCACGGCGAGCTGCCGGAGATGTTCGACAGCGACGCCGTCCACTTCGAGATCACCCGCGCCCTGCGCTCCCGTCGCAAGGAGGCCGTCGCTGCCGCGATGGTCGAGCACTTCGATTCGTGGCGGCGGATCTCGCGCATCCCGACCCCACCGACTGCCACCACCCCGACAGGAGAGACATGA
- a CDS encoding transketolase — MSTTEPTTATGTARSFDPERVQRIREAAHRIRQYALIQAEVQGQGYIGQALDIADVLAVLYADQLHLDPSNPTSEDRDRFQLSIGHYALALYAALTEAKFLPQEELQTYASDDSRLPMSSMRSYTPGVEISGGSLGHGLGIANGVAMGMQRKGSDRVVYNLLSDGELGEGSTWEAAAVAGHHGLDNLIAIVDFNDQQADGRSTQMLSMEPVTDKFEAFGWIARRCDGHDVPALLGHLVELREIEDPRPRVLVVDTTLGKGVDFLEQREKLHFMKVDAAEWATAHQKLNESAGR; from the coding sequence ATGAGCACGACAGAGCCGACGACGGCGACCGGGACGGCGCGATCGTTCGACCCCGAGCGGGTCCAGCGCATCCGCGAAGCCGCCCACCGCATCCGTCAGTACGCCCTGATCCAGGCCGAGGTCCAGGGCCAGGGCTACATCGGCCAGGCCCTGGACATCGCCGACGTCCTCGCGGTCCTGTACGCCGACCAACTGCACCTGGACCCGTCGAACCCGACCTCCGAGGACCGCGACCGCTTCCAGCTGTCCATCGGACACTACGCCCTGGCCCTCTATGCGGCGCTGACCGAGGCGAAGTTCCTGCCCCAGGAGGAGCTGCAGACCTATGCCAGCGACGACTCGCGCCTGCCGATGTCCTCCATGCGCTCCTACACGCCCGGGGTCGAGATCTCCGGCGGCTCCCTCGGCCACGGCCTCGGGATCGCGAACGGCGTGGCGATGGGCATGCAGCGCAAGGGGTCCGACCGCGTCGTCTACAACCTGCTCTCCGACGGCGAGCTCGGGGAGGGCTCGACCTGGGAGGCGGCCGCCGTCGCCGGTCACCATGGGCTCGACAACCTCATCGCGATCGTCGATTTCAACGATCAGCAGGCCGACGGCCGCAGCACCCAGATGCTCTCGATGGAGCCGGTCACCGACAAGTTCGAGGCCTTCGGCTGGATCGCCCGCCGCTGCGACGGGCACGACGTCCCCGCCCTGCTCGGCCACCTGGTCGAGCTCCGGGAGATCGAGGATCCCCGCCCCCGGGTCCTCGTCGTGGACACCACCCTGGGCAAGGGCGTCGACTTCCTCGAGCAGCGGGAGAAGCTGCACTTCATGAAGGTCGATGCCGCGGAATGGGCCACCGCCCACCAGAAGCTGAACGAAAGCGCAGGACGATGA
- a CDS encoding transketolase family protein, with translation MSTHTTPATAASKKLVSGAMSADLASEGQRTVSAPLGHALVEAARQDERIVGLSADLAKYTDVHILRDAMPERFYQIGMAEQALLGAATGLAMEGFVPFASTYSVFATRRAYDFLALDIAEANLNVNMVCALPGLTTGYGPSHQATEDVAILRGMPNLTIVDPCDALDIQQAVPQLAAFDGPTYMRLLRGKVPLVLDEYDYSFELGKAKLLRDGADVLLISTGLMTERALETATALEQDGIGVAVLHSPTLKPFDEEAVVSALGAGRLVLTAENHSVVGGLFDAVSRTVAGRGLGERITPIGLPDEFLDAGALPTLNDRYGVSVQAMMERIRSLL, from the coding sequence ATGAGCACGCACACCACCCCCGCCACCGCCGCCTCGAAGAAGCTGGTCTCCGGCGCCATGAGCGCCGACCTCGCCTCGGAGGGCCAGCGCACCGTCTCCGCCCCGCTCGGGCACGCCCTGGTCGAGGCGGCCCGGCAGGACGAGCGGATCGTCGGCCTCTCCGCCGACCTCGCGAAGTACACCGACGTGCACATCCTGCGCGACGCGATGCCGGAGCGCTTCTACCAGATCGGCATGGCCGAGCAGGCACTGCTCGGCGCCGCCACCGGCCTCGCCATGGAAGGCTTCGTCCCCTTCGCCTCGACCTACTCGGTCTTCGCCACTCGGCGCGCCTACGACTTCCTCGCCCTGGACATCGCCGAGGCGAACCTCAACGTGAACATGGTGTGCGCCCTGCCGGGACTGACCACCGGCTACGGCCCCTCCCATCAGGCCACCGAGGACGTCGCGATCCTGCGCGGGATGCCGAACCTGACGATCGTCGATCCCTGCGACGCCCTGGACATCCAGCAGGCGGTCCCGCAGCTCGCCGCCTTCGACGGGCCGACGTACATGCGCCTGCTGCGCGGGAAGGTCCCGCTGGTGCTGGACGAGTACGACTACTCCTTCGAGCTGGGAAAGGCGAAGCTGCTGCGTGATGGGGCCGACGTCCTGCTCATATCGACCGGGCTGATGACCGAGCGCGCCCTGGAGACCGCGACGGCCCTGGAGCAGGACGGGATCGGGGTCGCGGTGCTGCACTCGCCCACCCTGAAGCCCTTCGACGAGGAGGCGGTCGTCTCCGCCCTCGGCGCGGGTCGCTTGGTGCTGACCGCGGAGAACCACTCGGTGGTCGGCGGGCTCTTCGACGCCGTCTCCCGCACGGTGGCCGGCCGCGGGCTCGGCGAGCGCATCACCCCGATCGGTCTGCCGGACGAGTTCCTCGACGCCGGCGCGCTGCCGACGCTGAACGACCGCTACGGCGTGAGCGTCCAGGCGATGATGGAGCGGATCCGCTCCCTGCTCTGA
- a CDS encoding SMP-30/gluconolactonase/LRE family protein: protein MHADRLTDPICHHAEGPCWSDSWGGLRWVDMLAGDIMQLDAAGALTQLGGARTAHRITTPSPVVACVRPAVGGGAVLALEKGFALEDADGSITPLPPLWEQDIRMNEGAIAPDGSFLCGSMAYDQRPGAAAMWRLLPDGTTIELFGDLTISNGLAFTADGTRAYYVDTPTGRVDLFDWSDDAGLVGRRPFANLTDQDGHPDGLTLDAEGRVWVAMNGGGQVLGLDEHGEVCSRVKVGARQVTACTFGGHDRSTLFITTSRENLAEGEDPQAGSLFTAWPGARGPENERLFGV, encoded by the coding sequence ATGCACGCCGACCGCCTCACCGATCCGATCTGCCACCACGCCGAGGGGCCCTGCTGGTCCGACAGCTGGGGCGGCCTGCGCTGGGTCGACATGCTGGCCGGCGACATCATGCAGCTCGACGCAGCCGGCGCCCTCACCCAGCTCGGCGGTGCCCGCACCGCGCATCGCATCACCACGCCGAGCCCGGTGGTGGCCTGCGTGCGCCCGGCCGTGGGCGGCGGGGCCGTGCTCGCCCTCGAGAAGGGCTTCGCCCTCGAGGACGCCGACGGCTCGATCACCCCGCTGCCGCCGCTGTGGGAGCAGGACATCCGGATGAACGAGGGGGCGATCGCACCGGACGGGTCGTTCCTGTGCGGCTCGATGGCCTATGACCAGCGGCCGGGGGCCGCGGCGATGTGGCGCTTGCTGCCGGACGGCACCACCATCGAACTGTTCGGCGACCTCACGATCTCCAACGGCCTCGCGTTCACCGCCGACGGGACGCGCGCCTATTACGTCGACACGCCCACCGGAAGGGTCGACCTGTTCGACTGGTCCGACGATGCGGGCCTCGTCGGTCGACGCCCGTTCGCGAACCTGACCGACCAGGACGGTCACCCCGATGGGCTGACGCTCGACGCCGAGGGCCGGGTCTGGGTGGCGATGAACGGAGGCGGCCAGGTGCTCGGCCTCGATGAGCACGGCGAGGTCTGCTCCCGGGTCAAGGTCGGGGCGCGGCAGGTCACGGCCTGCACCTTCGGCGGCCACGACCGCTCGACGCTGTTCATCACCACCAGCCGGGAGAACCTCGCCGAGGGCGAGGACCCGCAGGCCGGCTCACTGTTCACCGCGTGGCCCGGCGCCCGCGGCCCCGAGAACGAGCGCCTCTTCGGCGTCTGA
- the putP gene encoding sodium/proline symporter PutP → MIGIGLYAFRKTSDGEDYMLGGRQLHPFTAALSAGASDMSGWLLMGLPGALYMNGLVEAWIAIGLTIGAGLNWFFVAPRLRQYTQIAGNSITVPSFFGNRLHDRTHILRIAAGVIILVFFTFYVSSGMVAGGVFFESMFGGRYIFGMLLVGGVTIIYTLFGGFLGASYTDVVQGLIMLVSLLVVPIMAMFVVGGPVAMFDSVRQVNADFGSLTAGGTFIGIASSLAWGLGYFGQPHIIVRFMALRSSRDAKYGLVVGMSWMIICVLGAVFTALAGLAYFQQNQDAVLTDTTNGESVFLDLSLILFHPLIAGILLAAVLAAIMSTISSQLIVSSSALIEDLIGGFGVKLSAKGALWGGRIGVLAVSVIALFLAMNPDSSVLGLVAFAWAGFGAAFGPIVLLSLFWRRLTTAGAATGMVAGAAVAFTWGQFQPDVSWGLFGDQHLYEIIPGFLICLILAVVVSLVTPRPPAVAMREFDDMEASFASGEIPDHPEDAEVAGSGSGTTA, encoded by the coding sequence ATGATCGGCATCGGCCTCTACGCCTTCCGCAAGACGTCGGACGGTGAGGACTACATGCTCGGCGGGCGGCAGCTGCACCCGTTCACCGCCGCCCTCTCCGCCGGTGCCTCGGACATGTCCGGCTGGCTCCTCATGGGCCTGCCCGGCGCGCTGTACATGAACGGGCTGGTCGAGGCGTGGATCGCGATCGGACTCACGATCGGCGCCGGACTGAACTGGTTCTTCGTCGCGCCTCGGCTGAGGCAGTACACGCAGATCGCCGGCAACTCGATCACCGTCCCGAGCTTCTTCGGCAACCGACTGCACGACCGGACGCACATCCTCCGCATCGCCGCAGGCGTGATCATCCTGGTGTTCTTCACCTTCTACGTCTCCTCCGGCATGGTCGCCGGCGGCGTGTTCTTCGAGTCGATGTTCGGCGGCAGGTACATCTTCGGGATGCTGCTGGTCGGCGGCGTGACCATCATCTACACGCTGTTCGGCGGGTTCCTCGGCGCCAGCTACACCGACGTCGTCCAGGGGTTGATCATGCTGGTCTCCCTCCTGGTCGTCCCGATCATGGCGATGTTCGTCGTGGGCGGCCCGGTCGCGATGTTCGACTCCGTGCGGCAGGTCAACGCCGACTTCGGGTCCCTGACCGCAGGCGGCACCTTCATCGGGATCGCCTCCTCCCTGGCCTGGGGACTGGGCTACTTCGGACAGCCGCACATCATCGTGCGCTTCATGGCCCTGCGCTCCTCCCGCGATGCCAAGTACGGGCTGGTCGTCGGCATGAGCTGGATGATCATCTGCGTGCTCGGCGCCGTGTTCACCGCGCTCGCCGGCCTGGCCTACTTCCAGCAGAACCAGGATGCGGTGCTGACCGACACCACCAACGGCGAGTCCGTGTTCCTGGACCTGTCGCTGATCCTGTTCCATCCCCTGATCGCCGGCATCCTGCTGGCCGCCGTGCTCGCCGCCATCATGTCCACGATCTCCTCGCAGCTGATCGTCTCCAGCTCCGCGCTGATCGAGGACCTCATCGGCGGGTTCGGGGTCAAGCTCAGCGCCAAGGGCGCCTTGTGGGGCGGCCGGATCGGCGTGCTCGCCGTGTCCGTGATCGCCCTGTTCCTGGCGATGAACCCGGACAGCTCCGTTCTGGGCCTGGTGGCCTTCGCCTGGGCGGGCTTCGGCGCCGCCTTCGGTCCGATCGTCCTGCTGTCGCTGTTCTGGCGTCGGCTGACGACGGCCGGTGCGGCCACCGGCATGGTCGCCGGCGCTGCGGTCGCCTTCACCTGGGGGCAGTTCCAGCCCGACGTGAGCTGGGGCCTGTTCGGAGACCAGCACCTGTACGAGATCATCCCCGGCTTCCTGATCTGCCTGATCCTCGCCGTGGTGGTCAGCCTCGTCACGCCCCGTCCGCCCGCGGTGGCGATGCGGGAGTTCGACGACATGGAGGCCTCGTTCGCGTCCGGCGAGATCCCCGACCACCCGGAGGATGCCGAGGTGGCCGGCTCCGGGTCGGGCACGACCGCCTGA
- the glpK gene encoding glycerol kinase GlpK translates to MNDQPMYIMSIDQGTTSTRAIIFDHAGQIVASGQKEHEQIFPKSGWVEHDPQEIWKNTRDVVGQALVNADINRHQLAAVGITNQRETAVVWDKNTGEPVYNAIVWQDTRTQRICDELAGDEGAEKYKERVGLPLATYFSGPKVKWILDNVEGARARAEAGELVFGNTDAWLMWNLTGGTNGGVHVTDVTNASRTMLMNIDTLDWNEDIAEDMGIPLSMLPEIRSSSEVYGTGRKNDLLIDTPIAGILGDQQAATFGQACFEVGQAKNTYGTGNFMLINTGEDLVRSENGLLTTVAYKLGDAKPVYALEGSIAVTGSLVQWVRDNLGMIQDAPEIEDLAKEVDDNGGLFIVPAFSGLFAPHWRSDARGAMVGMTRFHNKGHIARATLEATAFQTREVLDAMIADAESEGVELSELKVDGGMVKNETLMQFQADILGVSVVRPQVIETTALGAAYAAGIAVGFWDGEQDVIDNWAEDKRWEPTMDEETRERYLRLWKKAVERTLGWVDEDTEALYS, encoded by the coding sequence ATGAACGACCAGCCGATGTACATCATGTCCATCGATCAGGGCACGACCTCGACCCGCGCGATCATCTTCGATCACGCCGGGCAGATCGTCGCCTCGGGGCAGAAGGAGCACGAGCAGATCTTCCCGAAGTCCGGGTGGGTCGAGCACGATCCGCAGGAGATCTGGAAGAACACCCGCGACGTCGTCGGCCAGGCGCTGGTGAACGCCGATATCAACCGCCACCAGCTGGCGGCCGTCGGCATCACCAACCAGCGCGAGACCGCCGTCGTCTGGGACAAGAACACCGGCGAGCCCGTCTACAACGCGATCGTCTGGCAGGACACCCGCACGCAGAGGATCTGCGACGAGCTCGCGGGCGACGAGGGCGCCGAGAAGTACAAGGAACGCGTCGGCCTGCCTCTGGCGACGTACTTCTCCGGCCCCAAGGTGAAGTGGATCCTCGACAACGTCGAGGGGGCCCGCGCCCGCGCCGAGGCCGGGGAGCTGGTCTTCGGCAACACCGACGCCTGGCTGATGTGGAACCTCACCGGCGGGACCAACGGGGGCGTGCACGTCACCGACGTCACCAATGCCTCGCGCACGATGCTCATGAACATCGACACCCTGGACTGGAACGAGGACATCGCCGAGGACATGGGCATCCCGCTGTCCATGCTCCCGGAGATCCGCTCCTCCTCCGAGGTGTACGGCACGGGACGCAAGAACGACCTGCTGATCGACACCCCGATCGCCGGCATCCTCGGCGACCAGCAGGCCGCGACCTTCGGTCAGGCCTGCTTCGAGGTGGGCCAGGCCAAGAACACCTACGGCACCGGCAACTTCATGCTGATCAACACGGGCGAGGATCTGGTGCGCAGCGAGAACGGGCTGCTGACCACGGTCGCCTACAAGCTCGGCGACGCCAAGCCGGTGTACGCCCTCGAGGGCTCGATCGCGGTGACCGGCTCGCTGGTGCAGTGGGTGCGCGACAACCTGGGCATGATCCAGGACGCCCCGGAGATCGAGGACCTCGCGAAGGAGGTCGACGACAACGGCGGCCTGTTCATCGTCCCCGCGTTCTCGGGCCTGTTCGCCCCGCACTGGCGCTCCGACGCCCGCGGCGCGATGGTCGGCATGACCCGCTTCCACAACAAGGGCCACATCGCGCGGGCCACGCTGGAGGCCACCGCCTTCCAGACCCGCGAGGTGCTGGATGCGATGATCGCCGACGCCGAGAGCGAGGGCGTGGAGCTGTCCGAGCTGAAGGTCGACGGCGGCATGGTCAAGAACGAGACCCTCATGCAGTTCCAGGCGGACATCCTCGGTGTGTCCGTGGTGCGCCCGCAGGTCATCGAGACCACCGCGCTCGGCGCCGCCTACGCTGCGGGTATCGCGGTGGGCTTCTGGGACGGCGAGCAGGACGTCATCGACAACTGGGCCGAGGACAAGCGCTGGGAGCCCACCATGGACGAGGAGACCCGCGAGCGCTACCTGCGTCTGTGGAAGAAGGCCGTCGAGCGCACGCTGGGCTGGGTCGACGAGGACACCGAGGCGCTGTACTCCTGA
- a CDS encoding MIP/aquaporin family protein, which yields MGTILLSEIAGTAMLTLMGGGVVANNILGKTKGKDGGWLMVNFGWGLAVFVGVYTAFKTGAHINPAVTTGLLMSEATEYAPGIPMTFGTTITYYIAEIVGAFIGAVLAWLVYKNHYDQEKDPGTILGTFSTGPEIRSYGWNLVTEIIATFVLVFVIIMFGNTPDKLGPLAVSLLVLAIGASLGGPTGYAINPARDLGPRLAHAVLPIPHKGGSDWAYSWVPVAGPLIGGGLAGLVSVIYF from the coding sequence ATCGGAACGATCCTGTTGTCGGAGATCGCGGGCACGGCGATGCTGACCCTGATGGGCGGCGGCGTCGTCGCCAACAACATCCTCGGCAAGACCAAGGGCAAAGACGGCGGCTGGTTGATGGTCAACTTCGGCTGGGGCCTGGCGGTCTTCGTCGGCGTCTACACGGCCTTCAAGACCGGTGCGCACATCAACCCGGCCGTCACCACCGGCCTGCTCATGAGCGAGGCCACCGAATACGCGCCGGGCATCCCGATGACGTTCGGCACCACGATCACGTACTACATCGCCGAGATCGTCGGTGCCTTCATCGGTGCCGTGCTCGCCTGGCTGGTCTACAAGAACCACTACGACCAGGAGAAGGATCCGGGCACGATCCTGGGGACCTTCTCCACCGGCCCGGAGATCCGCTCCTACGGCTGGAACCTGGTCACCGAGATCATCGCGACCTTCGTGCTGGTCTTCGTGATCATCATGTTCGGCAACACGCCGGACAAGCTCGGGCCGCTCGCGGTCTCGCTGCTGGTGCTCGCGATCGGCGCCTCCCTCGGCGGACCGACGGGCTACGCCATCAACCCCGCCCGAGACCTCGGGCCGCGCCTCGCGCACGCGGTCCTGCCGATCCCCCACAAGGGCGGCTCGGACTGGGCATACTCGTGGGTGCCGGTCGCCGGACCTCTGATCGGCGGCGGCCTCGCCGGTCTGGTCTCGGTCATCTACTTCTGA
- a CDS encoding glycerol-3-phosphate dehydrogenase/oxidase gives MSDQNRSALTPGARTEHLARLRAATAENPLDVLVIGGGVNGAGAAFDAATRGLSVGLVETRDWAAGTSSRSSKLMHGGLRYLQMLDFKLVAEALRERDLLLEHTAPHLVKPVKFVFPFFKKVVDRAFIGSGVMLYDAMQSIGRKRAVPFHRHLLHDKMMDVFPALDGDKAVGALEYYDAQMDDARFVMMLVRSAAQHDASVANYTSVVDYLHEGGRVSGARVRDEETGEEFEVHARDTLLAGGVWTEDQQDLAGADAGLKVLASKGIHVTIARDRIPAVPETGIITQTEKSVLFIIPWDEYWVIGTTDTAWTEDPADVGATSEDIDYVLEHANAVLADDLSREDVIGVYSGLRPLVQPVQKGGGSAKVSREHTVMQVEPGLSAIAGGKFTTYRVMAEDIVDFAIKEHQPGRPSLTRSVPVIGAQGYETLVRDKQKIARRYDLDSVRIDRLLFRYGALLTDVLALVDEDPSLGTPLEHAPRYLRAEALYAVRAEGARHLADILERRTRLDYETRDRGVDAAAEIAALVGPELGWDESTQAQEVATYREYIAARLEGEQAGTDAETAARIGAVPEVPPRR, from the coding sequence GTGTCCGATCAGAACCGGTCCGCCCTCACCCCCGGGGCCCGGACGGAGCACCTCGCCCGCCTGCGCGCCGCCACTGCCGAGAACCCCCTGGACGTCCTCGTCATCGGCGGAGGCGTCAACGGCGCCGGCGCCGCGTTCGACGCCGCCACCCGAGGACTGTCCGTCGGCCTCGTCGAGACCCGCGACTGGGCCGCCGGGACCTCGTCGCGCTCCTCCAAGCTCATGCACGGCGGCCTGCGCTACCTGCAGATGCTGGACTTCAAGCTCGTCGCCGAGGCCCTGCGCGAGCGCGACCTGCTGCTCGAGCACACCGCTCCGCACCTGGTCAAGCCCGTCAAGTTCGTCTTCCCCTTCTTCAAGAAGGTGGTCGACCGCGCGTTCATCGGCTCCGGCGTGATGCTCTACGACGCGATGCAGTCCATCGGCCGCAAGCGCGCCGTCCCCTTCCACCGCCACCTGCTGCACGACAAGATGATGGACGTCTTCCCGGCGCTCGACGGCGACAAGGCCGTCGGCGCGCTGGAGTACTACGACGCGCAGATGGACGACGCCCGCTTCGTGATGATGCTGGTGCGCTCGGCCGCGCAGCACGACGCCTCCGTCGCCAACTACACCAGCGTCGTCGACTACCTCCACGAGGGCGGGCGCGTCAGCGGCGCCCGGGTGCGGGACGAGGAGACCGGCGAGGAGTTCGAGGTCCACGCCCGCGACACCCTCCTGGCCGGCGGCGTCTGGACCGAGGATCAGCAGGACCTCGCCGGGGCCGACGCCGGCCTGAAGGTGCTCGCTTCCAAGGGCATCCACGTCACCATCGCCCGGGACCGCATCCCCGCCGTGCCCGAGACCGGCATCATCACCCAGACCGAGAAGTCGGTCCTGTTCATCATCCCCTGGGACGAGTACTGGGTCATCGGCACCACCGACACCGCCTGGACCGAGGACCCGGCCGACGTCGGCGCGACCTCCGAGGACATCGACTACGTGCTCGAGCACGCCAACGCGGTGCTGGCCGACGACCTCTCGCGCGAGGACGTCATCGGCGTCTACTCCGGCCTGCGCCCCCTGGTCCAGCCGGTGCAGAAGGGCGGCGGCTCGGCGAAGGTCTCCCGCGAGCACACGGTCATGCAGGTCGAGCCGGGCCTGTCCGCCATCGCCGGCGGCAAGTTCACCACCTACCGGGTGATGGCCGAGGACATCGTCGACTTCGCGATCAAGGAGCACCAGCCCGGGCGGCCCAGCCTGACCCGCTCCGTGCCGGTGATCGGCGCCCAGGGCTACGAGACCCTGGTGCGCGACAAGCAGAAGATCGCCCGACGGTACGACCTCGACTCGGTGCGCATCGACCGCCTGCTGTTCCGCTACGGCGCACTGCTGACCGACGTGCTCGCCCTGGTCGACGAGGACCCCTCGCTCGGCACCCCGCTCGAGCACGCCCCGCGCTACCTGCGGGCCGAAGCGCTGTACGCCGTGCGCGCCGAGGGGGCGCGCCACCTGGCCGACATCCTCGAGCGTCGCACCCGGCTGGACTACGAGACCCGCGACCGCGGCGTCGACGCCGCCGCGGAGATCGCGGCCCTCGTCGGCCCCGAGCTGGGCTGGGACGAGAGCACCCAGGCGCAGGAGGTCGCGACGTACCGCGAGTACATCGCCGCCCGCCTCGAGGGCGAGCAGGCCGGGACCGACGCCGAGACCGCGGCACGCATCGGTGCCGTCCCCGAGGTGCCGCCGAGGCGCTGA
- a CDS encoding sugar-binding transcriptional regulator — MNPASRPDTLFEAARMYYGEGRTMESIAIDLEVSRSTVSRMLRDAREAGLVQITLRPPDAHRVEELRRRIAHKFGVRTRVVPARRGDGEHERLEAVADAGADVLDEMLEPGMTLGLAWGTTIASILGSVRARPIPGLRIVQLNGAINTEGTGLTYISTVLARAATLWDATVHHFPVPAFFDYAATREAMWRERSVQKVLETQRQTTLAVFSVGAFDAEVPSHVYTNNYLTGEDLASLRADGAVGDVCTVFLRADGSFRDIAMNARGSGTDPHRLSRIAHRLLVVSGSRKALPLRAALRAGVATDLVIDEVTAASLLALR; from the coding sequence ATGAATCCCGCATCGCGCCCCGACACGCTCTTCGAGGCTGCACGGATGTACTACGGCGAGGGCCGCACCATGGAGTCGATCGCCATCGACCTCGAGGTCTCCCGCTCGACGGTCTCCCGGATGCTGCGCGATGCCCGGGAGGCCGGGCTGGTCCAGATCACGCTGCGCCCGCCGGACGCCCACCGGGTCGAGGAGCTGCGCCGGCGGATCGCCCACAAGTTCGGGGTGCGCACGCGCGTGGTGCCCGCCCGTCGCGGCGACGGCGAGCACGAGCGGCTGGAGGCGGTGGCCGACGCAGGCGCCGATGTGCTCGACGAGATGCTCGAGCCGGGCATGACCCTGGGGCTCGCCTGGGGCACCACGATCGCGTCGATCCTGGGCAGCGTGCGGGCGCGCCCGATCCCCGGGCTGCGCATCGTGCAGCTGAACGGCGCGATCAACACGGAGGGCACCGGGCTCACCTACATCTCGACCGTGCTGGCCCGCGCGGCGACGCTCTGGGACGCGACCGTCCACCACTTCCCGGTCCCGGCCTTCTTCGACTACGCCGCCACCCGGGAGGCGATGTGGCGCGAGCGCTCGGTGCAGAAGGTGCTGGAGACCCAGCGGCAGACCACCCTGGCCGTCTTCAGCGTGGGGGCCTTCGACGCGGAGGTGCCCAGCCACGTCTACACGAACAACTACCTCACCGGCGAGGACCTGGCCTCGCTGCGGGCCGACGGTGCCGTCGGCGACGTGTGCACCGTGTTCCTGCGGGCCGACGGCTCCTTCCGGGACATCGCGATGAACGCGCGCGGCTCCGGGACCGATCCCCACCGTCTTTCCCGCATCGCCCACCGGCTGCTCGTCGTCTCCGGCTCCCGCAAGGCGCTGCCGCTGCGCGCCGCCCTGCGCGCCGGGGTCGCGACCGATCTGGTGATCGACGAGGTCACGGCCGCGAGCCTGCTGGCGCTGCGGTGA